From one Marmota flaviventris isolate mMarFla1 chromosome 1, mMarFla1.hap1, whole genome shotgun sequence genomic stretch:
- the Ppp1cc gene encoding serine/threonine-protein phosphatase PP1-gamma catalytic subunit, with protein MADIDKLNIDSIIQRLLEVRGSKPGKNVQLQENEIRGLCLKSREIFLSQPILLELEAPLKICGDIHGQYYDLLRLFEYGGFPPESNYLFLGDYVDRGKQSLETICLLLAYKIKYPENFFLLRGNHECASINRIYGFYDECKRRYNIKLWKTFTDCFNCLPIAAIVDEKIFCCHGGLSPDLQSMEQIRRIMRPTDVPDQGLLCDLLWSDPDKDVLGWGENDRGVSFTFGAEVVAKFLHKHDLDLICRAHQVVEDGYEFFAKRQLVTLFSAPNYCGEFDNAGAMMSVDETLMCSFQILKPAEKKKPNATRPVTPPRVGSGLNPSIQKASNYRNNTVLYE; from the exons TGAGAGGGTCCAAGCCAGGTAAGAATGTCCAGCTACAGGAGAATGAAATCAGAGGACTGTGCTTGAAGTCTCGTGAGATCTTTCTCAGTCAGCCTATCCTACTAGAACTTGAAGCACCACTCAAAATATGTG GTGATATCCATGGGCAGTACTATGATTTGCTTCGACTTTTTGAATACGGTGGTTTCCCACCAGAAAGCAACTATCTGTTCCTTGGGGACTATGTGGACAGGGGGAAGCAGTCACTGGAGACTATCTGCCTCTTACTGGCCTACAAAATCAAATAtcctgagaatttttttcttctcagaggaAACCATGAATGTGCCAGCATCAATAGAATTTATGGATTTTATGATGAGT GTAAAAGAAGATACAACATTAAACTATGGAAAACTTTCACAGACTGTTTTAACTGTTTACCGATAGCAGCCATCGTGGATGAGAAaatattctgctgtcatggag GTTTATCACCAGATCTTCAATCTATGGAGCAGATTCGGCGAATTATGCGACCAACTGATGTACCAGATCAAGGTCTTCTTTGTGATCTTTTGTGGTCTGACCCCGATAAAGATGTCTTAGGCTGGGGTGAAAATGACAGAGGAGTGTCCTTCACATTTGGTGCAGAAGTGGTTGCAAAATTTCTCCATAAGCATGATTTGGATCTTATTTGTAGAGCCCATCAG GTGGTTGAAGATGGATATGAATTTTTTGCAAAGAGGCAGTTGGTCACTCTGTTTTCTGCACCCAATTATTGTGGAGAGTTTGACAATGCAGGTGCCATGATGAGTGTGGATGAAACACTAATGTGTTCCTTTCAG aTTTTAAAGCCTGCAGAGAAAAAGAAGCCGAATGCCACAAGACCCGTAACACCTCCAAGGG TTGGATCAGGCCTGAACCCATCCATTCAGAAAGCTTCAAATTATAGAAACAATACTGTTCTATACGAGTGA